CGGTTCGGGAGAAGGAGGGACTCGGTTCCGTTCGGGTGGAGAAGTCCCCTGCGTGTGAGCCGAGTAAGAGAGAAGTTGTCTCTGGAATCTGAAGCAGAGGAGTCGTCGTTTGGGAAGACCGTGGTCAAACAGAGCCTGatgtcgtcgtcgtcatcgatGACGGTATgccgcccaaaagaaagcaggCGGCGGAGCACCGGAAGGGCCCCGGCCGGTTCGGCTGTCGAAAGCGAAGGGACCCGGTGATGTATCGACGATGTCGTTCGATGAGTTCCTCAAGGCCACCGGTACGAGAGTGGTGGCCGATGAGGAGTACCTGAGGAGCCAGAGCATGGAGACGGGGGCAATGGCTCAGGTAAAGGTTGAAGCTGACTCTGTTCGTGAGGAGAAGGCAACCGTAAGGGGGGGAGAAGAGAGTTTGGTTAGAGGAGAGAAAATGGTACCTGATGCAAAAGAGGCAGAGATGGTGGTGTCTGAGGAGGGATGTTTCAGGAACCAGGGTGTGCAGGGGAGTGGTGAAGGATAAAAGTTGATGGGTCATCACAGATGACCACAGTCAAGGCGGAGCCCGATGCTGTCACCGGTGCAGAAAGTACAGTGCCGAGagcagaggaggagaagaaactTCAGGGCGATTTTCAACTCCAGCCCTGGGATGGCAAGAAGTATGTCAATCCCAAAAAGAGGAAAGACATGGATGCAGATGCTATAGATGCTACTCCGATCAACTGGGCTAAACCAGAGCCGAAGCTGGAGAGGCGTGATCCGGGGTTTGACCAACTGAGGCCGAAACCATCTGGTCTGAAAAGCAGAGTTGTTGAAGATAGGAGTCTAAGTTGTGTCGCAGTGGAAGACACGATTTCGCAGTAGAGCCGGACTGGTGTTTGGTGGGAAGGAGGGTGATCAATGGGATTTCGACTACGAAAGGAAGGAAATTAGTCGACAATGAGATCATCCATTTCAATTTTCCTACCGCAAACTCTAAGAATAATGCACAATGGATAGTTCGGTTCTCTACAAAGAGACATGGGGAGGTTAGCTATGTTTCTTTGTATACTGATTTTTTAGTATCTTACTTGGATTGTTACGAGATCATGAGAATGCGTACTTTTGCctggttgataatttttatatcCTCTGTGATTGATAATTAGATTGGTCGGCTTGAAATGGCGTGGGCAAAATGCGTTGTTCCCCTTGTCAAATCTTCAAAGGTGAAGGTTTGTGGTCGCTGCATAGCTGCCCCAGCAAACATGTACATAGGGCAAGAAATAATGTTGTATGTAAGGTGAATGTCTTTCCCTTTCACCGCAAGTATTTTTCTGTATGAGCTTTGATTTAAAAAGTAACCTTCTGAGATTTGAGTTCTGTTTTCCTATTTGTGAAGCTTTTACATGCACAATTCCATCTTCACCAATGATTCTAAGTTGTCCTGGAGGCTAGATGATCCATCCAACATTGACTCCACCGAATATCCTCTGTTGACCCTATTCAAGTTGTTGAAGATCAAACCTTATCGAGAGGTAATTCTTCCTTATTTGTTGTCTTCATCTCTTTGAAGTTCGATGTCAATCGTGTAGCGTCATCATTGAATTCTCTACTTTGGTTTATCCAGGCTGCATACAACCCAGAAGAAATCAATACGGGGAAATGTTTGGTAAATATCAACCAGTGTAAACTTACCACCTTGTGttgttttcctttgttgtgAGCAGATATAAGCTTTATTGCTCAAATGAACACAGATATCCTGAGTAAATTGTTTTCTATGATGAAGCACACATTGTATTCAGCCTTGACACGCATGATACTGTGGAAAAGCCAAATATCCCAAAGTGTTCACTTGTCCTAAAAGCTTTCCCAAAGTAGCTAGAAGAATCAGCTTTATCAAAGTTCCAAAATACGAGATATTATTGCAAAATGAGTATATTGCATGCATAGTACTACTACAACTTCTGCTATAAGCATGGGTCTGAGTTCTGACAAGACGtcgattttttgtttctttaaaccACGTGCTTACCACTGATCAAAACAGGGAAATACAAATCTAACTGTGCCAGCATTGCCATTGGCCATTACAAGAAAGAGTGGCCAGAAGTGTCTGGAAGAAAATAAGGATGAGCAAGCCATCTCTGAGGCAGCCTTGAACAAGATCATTGGTTCTGCAGGTGTATATGGCTTGGAGGTAAAATTGCATGATATTACATACTTTTCTAGTTTTTCCATTGTAAAATCTCTTCTTAATTCTCTCAATGAACTGTCTAGGAGTTGGAGCCCCCAGATACCCTCACGTGTACCCTAAAGCCATACCAGAAGGAAGCTTTGTACTGGATGTCACGGCAAGAGAACCAAACATATGTTGATGCAGGGAATGGCACAAAAACTCTTAATCCTTGCTGGGCAGAATACCGTATATGTGATGAGTACGTGTTTTACCTGAAAATTTTGTTAGCTTTGCACTTCATTTATGTTAAGCATACGGGACACGCCAGGATGCTAAAACCACTTGACTGAAATTTTGCAGGGCGGCCTCTTCTGTATATGTAAATGTATGCTCTGGCGAAGCAACCACACAATTTCCAGATGCTCAGCAAATGGCAAGAGGAGGGGTCAGTTTTCCACTTCTACATCTTGCACTCTTGTGTTGCGCTTGCAAATGGCAAAAGCAGGGGAGATTGCTGACTCTGTAAATTGTAGATTTTAGCAGATGCAATGGGGCTTGGGAAGACCGTGATGACAATTGCTTTAATACATGCAAGACCAAGCAGGCAACATCCTGATGctaaaaaaattctcatcgagGATGCTGATGACGCTGGTCACACAAAGAGAATGAAGAGAGATTCAAGTGCGAGAAACACACAAAAAGTAAAAGGTGGCACTCTTATTGTATGTCCAATGGCTCTGTTAAGCCAATGGAAGGTGGGCTCTCTTAAAAATCTTCacttatttctctcttttgcttgaaTTATGGACACCGCAAACGGCCATGTATAAGCTTGAGCTGAAGTTTGTTGTCTTTTACTCCTTGAAACGGCAATATTTAAGTATTCCTTCTGTTGACTTCCTCAGGATGAGCTTGAAACTCATTCGAAGCCTGAAAGCATATCAATTTTTGTTCACTATGGTGGGGATAGGACAAATGATCCCAGGGTGTTCTCAGGATTTGATGTAGTCTTGACTACATATGGTGTCTTAACAGCTGCTTATAAGCATGTGAGATTGCATCTCTCAAAACTCTTCTTTTGGCTATCTTCAACCATGTAAAACCCCTCCCCCAACCTAATGCTGAATAACCAAAAGAATAATAGAGTGATTCAAATTCCATCTCAGGATCAAGAAGACAGCATTTTCCACAGAGTTGAATGGTATAGGGTAGTTTTGGATGAAGCTCATACAATTAAATCTTGGACGACCCAAGGTGCTCAGGCTGCCTTTGCTTTGCTCTCACATTTTCGGTGGTGTCTCACTGGAACCCCCATTCAGGTCTGTTCTGTTACCAAGTGGATCCATGCTTTGCTGCATTATAGCAGTTTAATTTTGCATGTAGGTGATTGATTATAAAGAATAGAAGCTGAGAGATTCTTTGCCATGCACAACTGGTGTTTAACAACCAACTTTTGGTAAATTTGCAGAATAACTTACAAGATCTCTATAGTCTTATCCATTTCTTGCGCGTTGAGCCATGGTGCAACTGGGCATGGTATGAGTTTATACAGTTAGAG
This region of Eucalyptus grandis isolate ANBG69807.140 chromosome 8, ASM1654582v1, whole genome shotgun sequence genomic DNA includes:
- the LOC108954852 gene encoding LOW QUALITY PROTEIN: DNA repair protein RAD5B (The sequence of the model RefSeq protein was modified relative to this genomic sequence to represent the inferred CDS: inserted 1 base in 1 codon), whose translation is MTTVKAEPDAVTGAESTVPRAEEEKKLQGDFQLQPWDGKKYVNPKKRKDMDADAIDATPINWAKPEPKLERRDPGFDQLRPKPSGLKSRVVEDRSLSCVAVEDXDFAVEPDWCLVGRRVINGISTTKGRKLVDNEIIHFNFPTANSKNNAQWIVRFSTKRHGEIGRLEMAWAKCVVPLVKSSKVKVCGRCIAAPANMYIGQEIMLYVSFYMHNSIFTNDSKLSWRLDDPSNIDSTEYPLLTLFKLLKIKPYREAAYNPEEINTGKCLGNTNLTVPALPLAITRKSGQKCLEENKDEQAISEAALNKIIGSAGVYGLEELEPPDTLTCTLKPYQKEALYWMSRQENQTYVDAGNGTKTLNPCWAEYRICDEAASSVYVNVCSGEATTQFPDAQQMARGGILADAMGLGKTVMTIALIHARPSRQHPDAKKILIEDADDAGHTKRMKRDSSARNTQKVKGGTLIVCPMALLSQWKDELETHSKPESISIFVHYGGDRTNDPRVFSGFDVVLTTYGVLTAAYKHDQEDSIFHRVEWYRVVLDEAHTIKSWTTQGAQAAFALLSHFRWCLTGTPIQNNLQDLYSLIHFLRVEPWCNWAWWKKRIQSPYESGDGRGIKLVKIILNSLMLRRTKESKDKEGRLILTLPPTDIQIIVCEQSEAEQDFYDALFRRSKVRFDQFVAQGKVLHNYASILELLLRLRQCCNHPFLVMSRSDSQQYADLNKLARKFLDMNPHSASCNQIVPSRAYVEEVVDGIRRGENTECPICLESADDPVLTPCAHRMCRECLLSSWLTHSCGLCPICRQMLRKTDLITCPTESQFRVDVEENWKESSKVSKLLDCLEKTRQSCSGEKSIVFSQWTSFLDLLEIPLKRRKFGYLRFDGKLSQKQRERILKEFNETNDKMILLMSLRSGGVGLNLTAASHVFLMDPWWNPAVEEQAIMRIHRIGQKRTVSVRRFIVKDTVEERMQQVQARKQQMIAGALTDEEVRSARLEELKMLFR